Proteins encoded by one window of Abditibacteriaceae bacterium:
- a CDS encoding helix-turn-helix domain-containing protein: MNQRTQRLIDIMKDSGLSAKDVAELLGKSEKTVRIWRCKNEDRVIPQNLLDLLILKLAAKAA; this comes from the coding sequence ATGAACCAGCGTACGCAACGACTTATTGACATCATGAAAGACAGCGGCTTGTCGGCGAAGGATGTCGCAGAACTGCTGGGCAAGTCTGAAAAAACGGTGCGCATCTGGCGTTGCAAAAACGAAGACCGCGTGATTCCGCAGAACCTGCTTGATTTGCTTATTCTGAAACTGGCGGCAAAGGCCGCCTGA